One window from the genome of Devosia yakushimensis encodes:
- a CDS encoding YebC/PmpR family DNA-binding transcriptional regulator, protein MAGHSHAKNIMHRKGKSDAVRSKIFSKLAREITVAAKLGMPDPAFNARLRLAVTNARAQSMPKDNIDRAIKKAIGSDGENYDEIRYEGYGPGGVAIIVEALTDNRNRTASNVRSYFSKNGGAMGETNSVGFMFDRIGEITYPIAAGTEDKVMEAAIEAGADDVESDEEGHYIYTSFEAMVEVAAALEKVLGEAESVKAIWEPQNKTPIDAEKGSTLMKLINTLEEDDDVQNVYSNFEMSEEDMAKLAS, encoded by the coding sequence ATGGCAGGCCATTCCCACGCCAAAAACATCATGCACCGCAAAGGCAAGTCCGACGCGGTGCGCTCCAAGATCTTCTCCAAGCTGGCGCGTGAAATCACGGTTGCGGCCAAGCTGGGCATGCCCGACCCCGCCTTCAATGCCCGCCTGCGCCTGGCGGTCACCAATGCCCGCGCCCAGTCCATGCCCAAGGACAATATCGACCGCGCCATCAAGAAGGCCATCGGCAGCGATGGCGAGAACTATGATGAAATCCGCTATGAGGGCTATGGCCCGGGCGGTGTCGCCATCATCGTCGAGGCGCTGACCGACAATCGCAATCGCACTGCCTCCAATGTCCGCTCGTATTTCTCCAAGAATGGTGGCGCGATGGGGGAAACCAATTCGGTCGGCTTCATGTTCGACCGTATTGGCGAGATCACCTATCCGATCGCTGCCGGCACTGAAGACAAGGTGATGGAAGCGGCCATCGAGGCAGGCGCCGACGACGTCGAGAGCGACGAGGAAGGCCATTATATCTACACGTCCTTCGAGGCGATGGTGGAAGTTGCAGCGGCGCTGGAAAAGGTGCTGGGCGAGGCTGAATCGGTCAAGGCGATCTGGGAGCCGCAAAACAAGACGCCGATCGATGCGGAAAAGGGCAGCACCCTGATGAAGCTGATCAATACGCTCGAAGAAGATGACGACGTGCAGAATGTCTATTCGAACTTCGAAATGAGCGAAGAGGACATGGCCAAGCTCGCCAGCTGA
- a CDS encoding GGDEF domain-containing protein — protein MLPSKTLIALQSWSGVARSTLFGTLACIVVSVTFNALFFDDLGTQALHRSIASATILPIILGLPLFGYVSLRLRGLAITNRRLGLVARTDSLTDCLNRGAFTAKVATQLAKEQKRPSGALLMIDADNFKAINDLFGHDAGDEALTIIARSIRAVLRGGDIVGRMGGEEFGVYLPGADMRSAEVIAERIRRSVNLAVFLPHGRSRPLSVSVGGAVFDQPTSFSELFHIADQRLYGAKQTGRNRVTIAHITDHPVVDLKKSA, from the coding sequence ATGTTGCCTTCCAAGACTTTGATCGCCTTGCAAAGCTGGTCCGGCGTTGCCCGCTCGACCTTGTTCGGTACCCTCGCCTGCATCGTGGTCTCAGTCACTTTCAACGCGCTGTTTTTCGACGATCTGGGAACGCAGGCGCTGCATCGCTCGATTGCCAGCGCCACGATATTGCCGATCATCCTAGGATTGCCGCTTTTCGGCTATGTCAGCCTGCGTTTGCGGGGCCTGGCCATAACCAACCGGCGCCTTGGGCTGGTCGCCCGGACCGACAGCCTGACCGACTGTCTCAATCGTGGCGCCTTCACCGCCAAGGTCGCAACCCAATTGGCCAAGGAACAGAAGAGGCCGAGCGGCGCCCTGCTGATGATCGACGCCGACAATTTCAAGGCCATCAACGATCTCTTCGGCCATGATGCGGGCGACGAGGCCCTGACCATCATCGCCCGCTCGATCCGCGCCGTCTTGCGCGGCGGCGACATTGTCGGGCGCATGGGCGGCGAGGAATTCGGCGTTTACCTACCGGGCGCCGACATGCGCAGCGCCGAGGTCATTGCCGAGCGTATCCGCCGTTCGGTCAACCTGGCCGTCTTCCTGCCCCATGGGCGGTCCCGGCCGCTTTCGGTCAGTGTAGGCGGGGCGGTGTTCGACCAGCCCACCAGCTTTTCCGAGCTATTCCATATCGCCGATCAGCGGCTTTACGGCGCCAAGCAAACCGGACGCAATCGCGTGACAATTGCCCATATCACCGACCATCCGGTGGTGGATCTCAAAAAGAGCGCATGA
- a CDS encoding cell division protein ZapA, with product MPEVNVEINGRKYRMACEEGQQKHLIGLAERFNTHVEGLKGAVGEIGDNRLTVMAGIAVLDELAEAERKIKALETEVTVLARAGQEVAAEYEALEHKFAAKLGEAARALEGAAVVLDETAPLPHG from the coding sequence GTGCCTGAAGTCAATGTCGAAATCAATGGCCGCAAATATCGCATGGCCTGTGAAGAGGGCCAGCAAAAGCACCTGATCGGGTTGGCCGAGCGGTTCAACACGCATGTCGAAGGGCTCAAGGGTGCGGTGGGTGAAATCGGCGATAACCGCTTGACGGTGATGGCCGGCATTGCCGTGCTGGATGAGTTGGCCGAGGCCGAACGCAAGATCAAGGCGCTTGAGACCGAGGTCACCGTGCTGGCCCGGGCCGGCCAGGAAGTGGCGGCCGAATATGAGGCGCTGGAGCACAAATTCGCCGCCAAACTGGGTGAGGCCGCCCGAGCGCTGGAAGGCGCTGCCGTGGTTCTGGATGAAACCGCGCCGCTGCCGCACGGCTAG
- the ruvC gene encoding crossover junction endodeoxyribonuclease RuvC, whose protein sequence is MNASVRIIGIDPGLRRCGWGVIETQGNRLSFVAAGTLTPPTDGALADRLAVLFAGLGDVLDRFNPHEAAVEETFVNQGARSALILGQARGVALLTPAARGVPVAEYAANLVKKSVVGTGHAEKGQVELMVRTLMPAAQFKGADAADALAIAICHAHHRVAAQRLRALA, encoded by the coding sequence ATGAATGCGAGCGTACGAATCATCGGCATCGATCCGGGCCTGCGCCGCTGTGGCTGGGGCGTGATCGAAACGCAGGGCAATCGGCTGAGCTTTGTGGCGGCAGGGACGCTGACGCCGCCAACCGATGGTGCGCTGGCCGACCGGCTTGCCGTACTCTTTGCCGGGCTTGGCGATGTGCTCGACCGGTTCAACCCGCATGAGGCGGCGGTGGAAGAGACTTTCGTCAATCAGGGCGCGCGCTCGGCGCTGATCCTTGGGCAGGCGCGGGGCGTGGCTCTGTTGACGCCGGCGGCCCGTGGCGTGCCGGTTGCCGAATATGCGGCCAATCTGGTCAAGAAATCGGTGGTGGGCACGGGCCATGCGGAAAAGGGGCAGGTGGAGCTGATGGTGCGAACCTTGATGCCGGCGGCGCAGTTCAAGGGCGCTGACGCGGCCGATGCGCTGGCGATCGCGATCTGCCATGCCCATCACCGGGTGGCCGCGCAGCGGTTGAGGGCGCTGGCATGA
- the ruvB gene encoding Holliday junction branch migration DNA helicase RuvB, translating to MTDLTSPAAGRDDPLDVSLRPSGFSEFVGQAAARANLEVFIQAAKQRGAALDHVLFVGPPGLGKTTLAQIISRELGVGFRATSGPVIAKAGDLAALLTNLEERDVLFIDEIHRLNPAIEEILYPAMEDFQLDLIIGEGPAARSVRIDLAKFTLVGATTRAGLLTTPLRDRFGIPVRLNFYTPEELVQIVTRGARLLGMPMAADGALEIARRSRGTPRIAGRLLRRVTDFALVDGAAQIDRKLADKALLRLDVDARGLDQLDRRYLTTIADFYNGGPVGVETISAALSEPRDAIEEIVEPYLIQQGFIQRTPRGRMLTGLAFQHLGKVVPQGFVGLQASLFEEPEE from the coding sequence TTGACCGACCTGACTTCCCCCGCCGCCGGGCGTGACGATCCGCTTGATGTCTCCCTGCGCCCTTCCGGCTTTTCCGAATTTGTCGGGCAGGCGGCGGCGCGGGCCAATCTCGAAGTGTTTATTCAGGCGGCCAAGCAACGCGGCGCGGCGCTCGATCACGTGTTGTTCGTCGGCCCTCCGGGCCTGGGCAAGACCACGCTGGCGCAGATCATTTCGCGCGAGCTGGGGGTCGGCTTTCGCGCCACTTCGGGTCCGGTGATCGCCAAGGCAGGGGATCTGGCGGCGCTGCTGACAAATCTGGAAGAGCGCGATGTGCTGTTCATCGACGAAATCCACCGCCTCAATCCGGCCATCGAAGAAATCCTCTATCCGGCGATGGAAGACTTTCAGCTCGATCTGATCATCGGGGAGGGGCCGGCCGCCCGCTCGGTGCGGATCGATCTCGCCAAATTCACCCTGGTTGGCGCGACCACCCGCGCAGGGCTTTTGACCACACCGCTGCGCGATCGTTTCGGCATTCCCGTGCGGCTCAATTTCTATACGCCGGAAGAACTGGTGCAGATCGTGACGCGCGGCGCGCGGCTCTTGGGCATGCCGATGGCGGCCGATGGCGCCCTCGAGATCGCCCGCCGCTCGCGGGGGACGCCGCGTATTGCCGGGCGCCTGCTGCGCCGGGTCACCGATTTCGCGCTGGTCGACGGCGCTGCCCAGATCGACCGCAAGCTGGCCGACAAGGCGCTATTGCGGCTTGATGTCGATGCGCGCGGCCTTGATCAGCTCGACCGGCGCTATCTCACGACCATTGCCGATTTCTACAATGGCGGGCCGGTGGGCGTTGAAACCATCTCGGCGGCGCTAAGCGAGCCGCGTGACGCCATCGAGGAGATCGTGGAGCCCTATCTGATCCAGCAGGGCTTCATCCAGCGCACGCCGCGCGGCCGCATGCTCACCGGGCTCGCCTTCCAGCATCTGGGCAAGGTAGTGCCGCAGGGCTTTGTCGGCCTGCAGGCGAGTCTTTTCGAGGAGCCGGAGGAGTGA
- a CDS encoding Na+/H+ antiporter, whose amino-acid sequence MIAQILIVIIAAIAVTVFAERRDIQPPLLVAMVGLAASFIPGMPRLELEPEIILGLVLPPMLFSAAADFSFFSFVKRLGSIVNLGVFLVVATTFAVAGIATFAIPGMTFPVALVLAAVIAPPDAVTAITIGRKAGLPSGLMTVLKGESLINDAAALTLFGAAVATVAGTPAFIDNLTLYFTYSAIVAIIVGVALGWAVQSFRVRLSNPSLATVVSVLTPFAAYLLAEEFHASGVIAVVAAGFSLGHNAAEVSYAERMQERQFWRTIDTLLETFVFAYIGLQLRFVIDDAHGAGFELPTLLGTAALILLATILVRFAWIYGTAILGRWRHRGIEKRISRVKAPPGRRFELMRPFSWKENLVLSWNGMRGVVTLAAAAGIPLLTASGAEFPWRDAILALAFLVTIGTLLLQGLTLPWLIKKLDVSDPHDAEHEQQQRTLARTLSRAAANAAVDDYLRDNTSEADQRLGDMMRRRLPGNQKQADPDHNLDRTKMLALSQTMLAARRDRLIAARDAMELDDSVVREMLEQMDLEQAVADNMQSRMR is encoded by the coding sequence ATGATTGCTCAAATCCTCATCGTCATCATCGCCGCCATCGCCGTTACCGTCTTTGCCGAACGGCGCGATATCCAGCCGCCGCTGCTGGTCGCCATGGTGGGGCTGGCCGCCTCGTTCATCCCCGGCATGCCGCGGCTGGAGCTGGAACCGGAAATCATTCTGGGCCTCGTGCTGCCGCCCATGCTGTTCTCGGCGGCCGCCGATTTTTCCTTTTTCAGTTTCGTCAAACGGCTCGGTTCGATCGTCAATCTGGGCGTATTCCTGGTCGTGGCAACGACTTTTGCCGTGGCCGGAATTGCCACCTTCGCCATTCCCGGCATGACCTTTCCCGTCGCCCTGGTGCTGGCCGCCGTCATTGCACCGCCCGATGCGGTCACTGCCATCACCATCGGCCGCAAGGCAGGCCTGCCATCGGGACTGATGACGGTGCTGAAGGGCGAAAGCCTTATCAATGACGCGGCAGCGCTGACCCTGTTCGGCGCCGCCGTCGCCACCGTGGCCGGCACGCCCGCCTTCATCGACAATCTGACGCTCTATTTCACCTATTCGGCCATAGTCGCCATCATCGTGGGGGTCGCACTGGGCTGGGCGGTGCAGTCCTTCCGCGTCCGGTTGAGCAATCCATCGCTCGCCACCGTCGTTTCCGTACTGACCCCGTTCGCAGCCTATTTGTTGGCCGAGGAATTCCACGCTTCCGGCGTTATCGCCGTGGTCGCGGCCGGCTTTTCCCTGGGCCATAACGCGGCGGAAGTGAGCTATGCCGAGCGCATGCAGGAACGCCAGTTCTGGCGCACGATCGACACCCTGCTCGAAACCTTCGTCTTTGCCTATATCGGCCTGCAATTGCGCTTCGTCATCGACGACGCCCATGGCGCCGGTTTCGAGCTGCCGACCCTGTTGGGTACGGCGGCCCTCATCCTGCTCGCCACCATTCTCGTGCGCTTCGCCTGGATTTACGGCACCGCCATTCTGGGCCGATGGCGGCATCGCGGCATTGAAAAGCGCATCAGCCGGGTCAAGGCTCCGCCCGGCCGCCGGTTTGAATTGATGCGCCCCTTCAGCTGGAAGGAAAATCTGGTTTTGTCCTGGAACGGCATGCGGGGCGTGGTGACATTGGCGGCCGCCGCCGGTATTCCCCTGCTGACCGCGAGCGGGGCGGAATTTCCCTGGCGCGACGCCATCCTGGCACTGGCCTTTCTCGTCACGATCGGCACCCTGCTGCTGCAAGGCCTCACCCTGCCCTGGCTGATCAAAAAGCTCGACGTGTCCGATCCCCACGATGCCGAGCACGAACAGCAGCAGCGCACGCTGGCCCGCACGCTGTCGCGGGCGGCAGCCAATGCCGCGGTCGACGACTATCTGCGCGACAATACCTCGGAGGCCGACCAGCGCCTGGGCGATATGATGCGCCGGCGCCTGCCGGGTAACCAGAAGCAGGCCGACCCCGACCACAACCTCGACCGCACCAAGATGCTGGCACTGAGCCAGACTATGCTTGCCGCCCGCCGCGACCGCCTGATCGCGGCCCGTGACGCCATGGAGCTGGACGATAGCGTGGTGCGCGAAATGCTCGAGCAGATGGACCTCGAACAGGCCGTTGCCGACAATATGCAGAGCCGGATGCGTTAG
- a CDS encoding lytic transglycosylase domain-containing protein produces MRRLGLVVLALLSGLIAPRAATPESNEPTQSCFTLSKEENVCITEPDYVADVCTAISAYAGHWQLPEAFFARLIWQESRFDPFAISPAGAQGIAQFMPGTARLRRLDDPFDPSPALAKSAEYLRELELKYGNLGLAAAAYNAGENRISGVVQIGRGVPRETRAFVSIITGRPIDYWLDEPSEAVDYTLHPERDFHAACVDMASATPMPDFGPEPAGWQPWGVLIFQNASRQIVTHRFEAVQARFPDVLGSEPMMLITARNPNFGNQTRFSAMVGRPTRAEAQSLCTALLRAGGNCVVRKNGD; encoded by the coding sequence ATGAGGCGATTGGGGCTGGTTGTTCTGGCGCTGCTGTCCGGATTGATCGCGCCGCGCGCGGCCACGCCCGAGAGCAACGAGCCGACCCAGTCCTGCTTCACGCTGAGCAAAGAGGAAAACGTCTGCATCACCGAGCCCGATTATGTCGCCGATGTCTGTACGGCCATTTCCGCCTATGCCGGGCATTGGCAATTACCGGAAGCGTTTTTCGCCCGCCTGATCTGGCAGGAAAGCCGCTTCGACCCCTTCGCCATCAGTCCTGCCGGCGCTCAGGGCATAGCCCAGTTCATGCCCGGCACCGCCCGGCTGCGCCGCCTGGACGATCCGTTCGACCCCAGCCCCGCCCTCGCCAAATCGGCCGAATATCTGCGCGAGCTCGAACTCAAATATGGCAATCTGGGGCTGGCGGCGGCCGCCTATAATGCCGGTGAGAACCGCATATCGGGCGTGGTGCAGATCGGCCGCGGCGTGCCGCGCGAAACCCGCGCCTTTGTCTCGATCATTACCGGCCGGCCGATCGATTACTGGTTGGACGAGCCCAGCGAAGCGGTGGACTATACGCTCCACCCCGAACGCGATTTTCATGCGGCCTGTGTCGACATGGCCAGCGCCACGCCCATGCCCGATTTCGGCCCCGAACCGGCCGGCTGGCAGCCCTGGGGCGTGTTGATCTTCCAGAATGCTTCGCGCCAGATCGTGACCCATCGTTTCGAGGCGGTACAAGCCAGATTTCCAGACGTGCTCGGCAGCGAGCCCATGATGCTGATCACGGCGCGCAACCCCAATTTCGGCAATCAAACCCGGTTCTCGGCCATGGTCGGAAGGCCGACGCGCGCCGAGGCACAAAGCCTCTGCACCGCGCTGCTCAGGGCTGGCGGCAATTGCGTGGTGCGCAAGAACGGCGACTAG
- a CDS encoding DUF4164 family protein: MSDNELEDGLMAATARFDRAMARLDQSVKNLGTRMRQHNRIEVDTQRLVQERARLATELDKASARAKRLDDSAHDVSRRLVEAMETVRHVLAKAE; encoded by the coding sequence ATGAGCGACAACGAACTTGAAGACGGGCTGATGGCCGCCACCGCGCGGTTCGACCGGGCCATGGCGCGACTGGATCAAAGCGTCAAAAATCTCGGTACACGGATGCGCCAGCATAATCGCATTGAGGTCGATACCCAGCGCCTGGTGCAGGAGCGGGCGCGGCTGGCGACCGAACTCGACAAGGCCTCTGCACGGGCCAAGCGGCTCGATGACAGCGCCCATGATGTGTCGCGCCGGCTGGTCGAGGCGATGGAAACGGTCCGGCACGTGCTGGCCAAGGCGGAGTAG
- a CDS encoding TIGR00282 family metallophosphoesterase, translating to MKFLFLGDVVGRSGRDAVAERLPGIIERYGFDFVVVNGENASHGRGLTEPHFNGIRDAGADIVTLGDHAFDQRDTLSYIERETTLLRPINMPGGTPGRGAMFVEGRNGHRVLVINALGRVFMGPVDDPFRAVEAAVSACPLGEQADAIIVDFHTEATSEIQGMGFFLDGKVSLVVGTHTHIPTADHRILRGGTALMADAGMCGDFDSIIGVEADEPLNRFLTGIPNGRFTPAEGEATLCGIAVETDPRTGLARKALPVRIGGVLGQAEPDFG from the coding sequence ATGAAGTTCCTGTTTCTGGGAGATGTGGTCGGCCGGTCGGGCCGGGATGCGGTCGCCGAGCGCCTGCCGGGCATTATCGAGCGCTATGGCTTTGATTTTGTCGTGGTCAATGGCGAGAATGCCAGCCATGGCCGTGGTCTGACGGAACCCCATTTCAACGGCATTCGCGATGCCGGGGCCGATATCGTGACGCTGGGAGACCACGCCTTCGACCAGCGCGATACGCTGAGTTATATCGAGCGCGAGACGACATTGCTGCGGCCCATCAATATGCCGGGGGGCACGCCGGGCCGCGGAGCCATGTTCGTCGAGGGCCGCAATGGCCACCGGGTCCTGGTCATCAATGCGCTGGGCCGGGTCTTCATGGGGCCGGTGGATGATCCGTTCCGGGCGGTCGAAGCGGCGGTATCAGCCTGTCCCCTGGGCGAACAGGCCGATGCGATCATTGTCGATTTCCATACCGAGGCTACCTCGGAAATCCAGGGCATGGGCTTTTTCCTCGATGGCAAGGTCAGCCTTGTGGTGGGCACCCATACTCATATTCCCACTGCCGATCACCGCATCCTTAGAGGTGGCACGGCGCTGATGGCCGATGCCGGCATGTGTGGGGATTTCGACTCCATTATCGGGGTGGAAGCCGACGAGCCGCTCAACCGGTTCCTTACCGGCATTCCCAATGGCCGCTTCACCCCGGCCGAAGGGGAGGCGACCCTGTGCGGCATAGCGGTGGAGACCGATCCGCGCACCGGCCTCGCCCGCAAGGCGCTACCGGTGCGGATCGGCGGCGTATTGGGGCAGGCCGAACCCGACTTCGGCTAG
- a CDS encoding GGDEF domain-containing protein, translated as MTGLRRGLPKRAWAHVYRVTGGIIAVSIVISVILTNVIMEVSSNGVNVQGLAVSVIMPIVLGGPMTFFLVLKHEQLRFANEQLAHMATTDWLTGCLNRGAFTGKVATYLERRNQQPGDGGALLIVDADDFKRVNDTFGHHNGDEALRLMAQAIRGAVGRHDLVGRLGGEEFGIFLAEASLETADLAAERVRMAVGAIVFAPGDTPCPLSVSIGGAAYVSRARFADLYRLADQRLYDAKNTGRDRVAMMQAA; from the coding sequence ATGACCGGATTACGAAGGGGCCTCCCCAAGCGGGCTTGGGCTCACGTCTATCGTGTAACCGGAGGGATCATCGCCGTTTCAATCGTCATTTCCGTCATCCTGACCAATGTCATCATGGAAGTGTCCTCCAATGGCGTGAATGTGCAGGGGCTGGCGGTCTCGGTAATCATGCCGATCGTTCTGGGCGGGCCGATGACATTCTTCCTCGTGCTCAAGCATGAGCAATTGCGCTTCGCCAACGAGCAGCTCGCCCATATGGCGACCACCGACTGGCTGACCGGGTGCCTGAACCGCGGCGCCTTCACCGGCAAGGTCGCCACCTATCTGGAACGGCGCAATCAGCAGCCCGGCGACGGCGGCGCGCTGCTGATCGTGGATGCGGACGACTTCAAGCGCGTCAACGACACCTTCGGCCATCACAATGGCGACGAAGCCCTGCGCCTGATGGCCCAGGCCATTCGCGGCGCGGTGGGCCGGCATGACCTGGTGGGGCGGCTCGGGGGCGAGGAATTCGGCATTTTCCTTGCGGAAGCGAGCCTGGAAACGGCCGATCTGGCTGCCGAACGGGTTCGCATGGCCGTCGGCGCGATTGTCTTTGCTCCGGGCGACACGCCCTGCCCGCTTTCGGTCAGCATCGGGGGCGCGGCCTATGTGAGCCGAGCCCGTTTTGCCGACCTCTACCGCCTCGCCGACCAGCGGCTCTACGACGCCAAGAATACCGGGCGGGACCGCGTCGCCATGATGCAAGCCGCCTGA
- a CDS encoding type II toxin-antitoxin system ParD family antitoxin yields the protein MATMNVSLPDAMKEWVEAQVETGRYGNSSDYVRDLVRRDQERADKIAEFERLVQEGIDSGISPLTAEEILDEARRRTAHIRPDAA from the coding sequence ATGGCCACGATGAATGTTTCGCTGCCCGACGCAATGAAGGAATGGGTCGAGGCCCAGGTCGAGACCGGCCGCTACGGCAATTCCAGTGATTATGTGCGTGATCTGGTCCGGCGGGATCAGGAGCGGGCCGACAAGATTGCCGAGTTCGAACGCTTGGTGCAGGAAGGTATCGATAGCGGCATCAGCCCGCTGACGGCAGAGGAAATTCTCGATGAGGCCCGCCGCAGAACTGCCCATATCAGGCCTGACGCGGCCTAA
- the ruvA gene encoding Holliday junction branch migration protein RuvA: protein MIGKLKGLVDSFGDDFALIDVGGVCYEIFCSSRTLQALPRVGEACVVFIETFVREDMIRLYGFATETEKAWFHLLMTVQGVGARVALGILSALSPAEISSAIALQDKAMVGRANGVGPKLAVRIVTELKGKVPAGPGIDAGTLGLQAALGEGRAAGNVSDAVSALTNLGYSSAQASAALARIVAQEGDTISTERLIRLGLRELSS from the coding sequence ATGATCGGGAAGCTCAAGGGGCTGGTCGACAGTTTCGGCGACGACTTCGCGCTGATCGATGTGGGCGGGGTGTGCTACGAAATCTTCTGCTCCAGCCGTACATTGCAGGCATTGCCCCGCGTGGGCGAAGCCTGCGTGGTGTTCATCGAGACTTTCGTGCGCGAGGACATGATCCGGCTCTACGGCTTTGCCACGGAAACCGAGAAGGCCTGGTTTCACCTGCTGATGACGGTTCAGGGCGTGGGCGCGCGTGTGGCGCTGGGGATATTGTCGGCCCTGTCGCCCGCCGAGATTTCGAGCGCCATTGCGCTGCAGGACAAGGCCATGGTCGGCCGCGCCAATGGCGTGGGGCCAAAACTTGCCGTGCGTATCGTCACCGAACTCAAGGGCAAGGTGCCGGCCGGACCGGGGATCGACGCCGGAACGCTGGGTCTGCAGGCCGCATTGGGCGAGGGACGGGCCGCGGGCAATGTGTCCGACGCGGTGTCCGCCCTGACCAATCTGGGCTATTCGAGCGCCCAGGCCTCGGCCGCCCTCGCCCGCATCGTGGCGCAAGAGGGGGACACGATATCAACCGAAAGACTGATCCGGCTGGGGCTGCGGGAGCTGAGTAGTTGA
- a CDS encoding 5-formyltetrahydrofolate cyclo-ligase, whose translation MADDHIEDAKAVLRDKARLARASVAADIRTDAGAIAANAFFNAVTLEPDWIVAGYWPIRDEFDCRPILVRLMDSGQPVCLPVTEGDQPLIMRLWGDDEALYPSGFGTLAPIETAPVVEPDIVLIPLLGFDSTGTRLGYGKGHYDRTIVRMKKKPQLIGLAFAAQEFPLLPREAHDIPLDAIITEAGIRHFGASQ comes from the coding sequence ATGGCAGACGATCACATCGAAGATGCCAAGGCCGTGTTGCGCGACAAGGCGCGTCTGGCACGGGCGTCGGTTGCCGCCGATATCCGCACCGATGCCGGCGCGATTGCCGCCAATGCCTTCTTCAATGCTGTTACCCTGGAACCGGACTGGATCGTGGCCGGCTATTGGCCGATCCGCGACGAGTTCGATTGCCGGCCGATCCTGGTGCGGCTGATGGATTCCGGCCAGCCGGTCTGCCTGCCGGTGACGGAGGGCGACCAACCCCTCATCATGCGGCTCTGGGGCGATGATGAAGCGCTTTACCCCTCCGGCTTCGGAACGCTGGCGCCGATCGAGACGGCGCCGGTGGTTGAACCCGATATCGTGCTGATTCCGCTTTTGGGCTTTGACAGCACCGGGACCCGGCTGGGATATGGCAAGGGACATTATGACAGGACCATCGTGCGCATGAAAAAGAAGCCGCAATTGATCGGGCTCGCCTTTGCCGCGCAGGAATTTCCGCTATTGCCGCGCGAAGCGCACGACATTCCGCTCGATGCGATCATTACCGAAGCCGGTATCCGCCATTTTGGCGCCAGCCAATGA